A genomic stretch from Pirellulales bacterium includes:
- a CDS encoding gluconate permease: MVAAIRYRASILVRRPPGLFAGIAPSLGIRTMLSPPWILAIGVAVVMGSILWLRLNAFLGLITAALAVSLLAPGEPQEKAARVAAAFGETAGGIGVAIVLASVVGCCLVESGAADRIVAASLAAFGKQNAATALAASAFVLAVPVFFDTVFYLLLPLAVSMYRQTGKQYLRYLLAIGAGGTVTHTMVPPTPGPLLMAEQMGVGVGTMSLAGIAVGVPMLLAGLAFAAWRDRTLALAKLPLRETVERPVDVATLPPLAASLTPIALPIALISLGPLVAAQAAEGSWLAAVGAIAAEKNVALFLAAIAGLVLCLRYRRRGESPLNAAVEESVLSAGGIVLITAAGGAFGAMLRAAQVGEAIGDLFPVESRGAGFAMLWISFGVASLLKTSQGSTTVAIITASSLVAAMREGMTLPFHPVYLCTAIGSGAIVTSWMNDSGFWVYCRMGGVSEREGLRTWSPLMIVLGVTGMASTLLLAALWPGAGGTGGP; this comes from the coding sequence ATGGTCGCCGCTATCCGGTATCGTGCGTCGATCCTGGTGCGTCGACCGCCGGGGCTTTTCGCTGGCATCGCGCCGTCGCTGGGGATTCGCACAATGCTCTCGCCGCCGTGGATTCTGGCGATCGGGGTGGCCGTGGTCATGGGCTCGATCCTGTGGCTGCGGCTCAACGCGTTTCTAGGGCTCATCACAGCGGCGCTGGCGGTCAGTTTGCTCGCGCCCGGCGAGCCGCAGGAGAAAGCGGCCCGCGTCGCCGCGGCGTTCGGCGAGACGGCCGGGGGGATCGGCGTGGCCATTGTCTTGGCGTCGGTCGTCGGTTGCTGCTTGGTGGAGAGCGGGGCGGCCGATCGGATCGTCGCCGCAAGCCTGGCGGCCTTCGGCAAACAGAATGCCGCGACGGCGCTCGCGGCAAGCGCCTTCGTCTTGGCCGTGCCCGTGTTCTTCGACACGGTGTTTTACTTGCTCTTGCCGCTGGCCGTGTCGATGTATCGCCAGACGGGCAAGCAATATCTGCGATACCTGCTGGCGATTGGCGCCGGGGGGACCGTGACCCATACGATGGTCCCGCCGACGCCAGGACCTCTGCTGATGGCCGAGCAGATGGGGGTCGGCGTCGGCACGATGTCGCTCGCCGGGATCGCGGTCGGCGTGCCGATGTTGCTCGCCGGGCTGGCGTTCGCGGCGTGGCGGGATCGCACGCTCGCCTTGGCCAAATTGCCGCTGCGCGAAACCGTCGAGCGGCCCGTCGACGTCGCGACGCTGCCGCCGCTGGCGGCTTCACTGACGCCGATCGCGCTGCCGATCGCGCTGATCTCGCTGGGGCCGCTCGTCGCGGCGCAGGCTGCGGAGGGCTCGTGGCTGGCCGCGGTCGGTGCGATCGCGGCGGAGAAGAACGTGGCGCTCTTCCTCGCGGCGATCGCGGGCCTCGTGCTGTGCCTCCGTTACCGCCGCCGCGGCGAATCTCCGCTGAACGCGGCCGTGGAGGAGTCGGTCCTCAGCGCCGGCGGGATCGTGCTCATCACCGCCGCAGGGGGAGCGTTCGGCGCCATGCTGCGCGCGGCCCAAGTCGGCGAGGCGATCGGCGATTTGTTTCCCGTGGAGTCGCGCGGCGCCGGGTTCGCCATGTTGTGGATTTCGTTCGGAGTGGCCAGCCTGCTGAAGACCAGTCAAGGTTCGACGACCGTGGCGATCATCACCGCCAGTTCGCTGGTCGCCGCGATGCGCGAGGGAATGACGCTGCCGTTTCATCCCGTGTATCTCTGCACGGCGATTGGCTCGGGCGCGATCGTCACCAGCTGGATGAACGACAGCGGTTTTTGGGTCTACTGCCGGATGGGAGGGGTCTCAGAACGCGAGGGGCTACGGACCTGGAGCCCGCTGATGATCGTGCTCGGAGTCACCGGCATGGCGTCGACGCTGCTCTTGGCCGCGCTGTGGCCGGGGGCAGGGGGGACTGGAGGACCATAG
- a CDS encoding alcohol dehydrogenase catalytic domain-containing protein translates to MKALLLTAPKRLEYVDFPDPAVGPDDVLVRVAACGICGSDVHGYDGSTGRRQPPLVMGHEAAGVVAAVGPAVSRFAPGDRVTFDSTVFCGSCEPCRGGAINLCDRRQVLGVSCGDYRRHGAMAQYVVVPERIVHRLPEGFSFAAAALIEAVAVAVHAVGRQPFPPGGVAVVVGAGMIGSLVIQALRAVGAATVAAVDLDERKLAFARTLGADVTLNPQTVDAAAAMRELTAGQGADAAFEVVGASAPLQTAIECVRKGGAVTLVGNLASTAELPLQGVVTRELTLYGSCASRGEYPRAIELMAAGRIDVVPLISACAPLAAGADWFDRLYAREPGLMKVVLEP, encoded by the coding sequence ATGAAAGCATTGTTACTGACGGCGCCCAAACGACTTGAATACGTCGACTTCCCCGACCCGGCAGTCGGGCCCGACGACGTGCTCGTCCGCGTCGCGGCCTGCGGCATCTGCGGCAGCGACGTCCATGGGTACGATGGCAGCACCGGACGACGCCAACCGCCGCTCGTGATGGGGCATGAGGCCGCGGGAGTCGTCGCAGCGGTCGGCCCGGCGGTAAGCCGCTTCGCTCCCGGCGATCGAGTCACGTTCGACTCGACCGTCTTCTGCGGCTCGTGCGAGCCGTGCCGCGGCGGGGCGATCAACCTGTGCGATCGGCGCCAGGTGCTGGGCGTGTCGTGCGGCGACTACCGCCGTCACGGGGCGATGGCCCAGTACGTCGTCGTCCCCGAGCGGATCGTGCATCGCCTCCCCGAGGGGTTCTCGTTCGCCGCTGCGGCGCTCATCGAGGCGGTCGCCGTGGCGGTGCATGCCGTCGGTCGGCAGCCGTTTCCTCCCGGGGGAGTCGCGGTGGTCGTGGGCGCGGGGATGATCGGCTCGCTCGTGATCCAAGCGCTGCGTGCGGTCGGGGCGGCGACCGTCGCGGCCGTCGATCTGGACGAGCGGAAGCTGGCGTTCGCCCGGACGCTCGGCGCCGACGTCACGCTCAACCCGCAGACCGTCGACGCGGCGGCCGCGATGCGCGAGTTGACCGCCGGCCAGGGGGCGGACGCGGCGTTTGAAGTCGTCGGCGCCAGCGCGCCGCTGCAAACGGCGATCGAGTGCGTCCGCAAGGGGGGCGCAGTGACGCTCGTGGGCAATCTTGCCTCGACCGCCGAACTGCCGCTGCAGGGAGTCGTCACCCGCGAGCTGACGCTGTACGGTTCCTGCGCGTCGCGGGGAGAGTACCCCCGCGCGATCGAACTGATGGCCGCGGGGCGGATCGACGTCGTGCCGCTCATCTCCGCATGCGCCCCCTTGGCCGCGGGGGCCGACTGGTTCGACCGCCTTTACGCCCGCGAGCCGGGTCTCATGAAGGTCGTCCTTGAACCGTGA
- a CDS encoding Gfo/Idh/MocA family oxidoreductase, whose amino-acid sequence MSNEILKQPGTRRAFLQQSTTASLALGALALARGVHAAGTDETIRVGVVGCGGRGAGAARDALHADPGAKLVAIGDVFADQAGNFLENVRLDEAIADRIDVPTERVFAGFDAYRKVIDSGVDVVLLTAPPHFRPEHFAYAVAQGKHTFVEKPIAVDAPGVRAVQQVCEEARQKRLSVVSGLCWRYELGMRATVEKIKEGAIGDIVAIESLYNAGTLWHRGDKPDWSRMEYQLRNWLYYTWISGDHIVEQAVHSLDKTAWLLGDVHPLKAWGVGGRQQRTDPKFGNIYDHHTVFYEYPGGVRVYFSCRQQAGTSQVVEETVHGSKGRARLVAHEITAAEQWRYRGPKPSMYRVEHEALFRSIRDSAPVDDGHYMCNSTMIGIMGRMCTYTGQELTWEQAYESQQRLGPTAYDWSDVPEQAVAMPGVTKLA is encoded by the coding sequence GTGAGCAACGAAATTCTGAAGCAGCCCGGCACGAGGCGCGCGTTCCTGCAGCAGTCGACTACCGCGTCGCTGGCATTGGGGGCGCTCGCGCTTGCGCGGGGCGTCCATGCGGCGGGGACCGACGAGACGATCCGCGTGGGAGTCGTGGGGTGCGGCGGGCGCGGGGCCGGCGCCGCGCGCGACGCCCTGCACGCCGACCCGGGGGCGAAGCTGGTCGCCATCGGCGACGTGTTCGCGGACCAGGCGGGCAACTTTCTCGAAAACGTCCGGCTCGACGAGGCGATCGCCGACCGAATCGACGTCCCGACCGAGCGAGTCTTCGCCGGCTTCGACGCCTATCGCAAGGTGATCGACAGCGGCGTCGACGTCGTGCTGCTGACGGCGCCCCCCCACTTTCGGCCCGAGCACTTCGCCTACGCGGTCGCACAAGGCAAGCACACGTTCGTCGAGAAGCCGATTGCGGTCGACGCCCCCGGCGTCCGGGCCGTGCAGCAGGTCTGCGAGGAAGCGCGGCAGAAGCGGTTATCGGTCGTGTCGGGCCTGTGCTGGCGGTACGAACTGGGGATGCGCGCGACCGTCGAGAAGATCAAGGAAGGCGCCATCGGCGACATCGTGGCGATCGAGTCGCTGTACAACGCCGGCACGCTGTGGCACCGCGGCGACAAGCCCGATTGGAGTCGCATGGAGTACCAGTTGCGGAACTGGTTGTACTACACCTGGATCTCGGGGGACCACATCGTCGAGCAGGCCGTCCACAGTCTCGACAAGACCGCTTGGCTGCTGGGGGACGTCCATCCGCTGAAGGCCTGGGGAGTCGGCGGTCGGCAGCAGCGGACCGATCCCAAGTTCGGCAACATCTACGACCACCACACAGTGTTTTACGAGTACCCGGGAGGCGTGCGCGTGTACTTCAGTTGCCGGCAGCAAGCGGGCACCTCGCAAGTCGTCGAGGAGACCGTCCACGGCTCGAAGGGACGAGCCCGGCTGGTCGCCCACGAGATTACCGCTGCGGAACAGTGGCGCTATCGCGGTCCGAAACCGAGCATGTACCGCGTCGAGCACGAGGCGCTGTTTCGCAGCATCCGCGACTCGGCGCCGGTGGACGACGGTCATTACATGTGCAACAGCACCATGATCGGCATCATGGGCCGGATGTGCACCTACACGGGTCAGGAACTCACCTGGGAGCAAGCGTACGAGAGCCAGCAGCGACTGGGGCCGACTGCGTACGACTGGTCGGACGTCCCCGAGCAAGCCGTCGCCATGCCGGGCGTGACGAAGCTGGCGTAG
- a CDS encoding sugar phosphate isomerase/epimerase yields MVQASRRQFLQVGAAAGLAVAGVKSFSAAAVASPGPTARRIYTSVKWGMIAGDAPALEKFRLCREIGLDGMELVSPVDGFTVEEAVAASRATGMPVHGVVDMKHWEVRLSDPAAEVRDQGAAILDQAVRDARALGGDSVLLVPGKVGDTAETHDDVWSRSIAGIRRVLPTASKLGVRILIEPVWNGFCETPELLRDYLDEINHPWVGCYFDLGNMIKFSPAETWIKRLGSRIVKLDVKDWSPARGFCKIGDGAVDWPAVREALEAIDFTGWCTAEVEGGGRAELADVTARMHRVLGLPAPG; encoded by the coding sequence GTGGTTCAGGCAAGTCGAAGACAGTTTCTGCAAGTCGGCGCCGCGGCGGGGCTCGCCGTCGCGGGAGTCAAGTCGTTTTCGGCCGCCGCCGTCGCGTCCCCCGGCCCGACGGCTCGGCGGATTTACACGTCGGTCAAGTGGGGCATGATCGCCGGGGATGCGCCGGCGCTCGAGAAGTTTCGGCTTTGCCGCGAGATCGGTCTCGACGGGATGGAACTGGTGAGCCCGGTCGACGGCTTCACCGTCGAGGAGGCGGTCGCCGCGTCGCGGGCCACGGGGATGCCGGTCCATGGCGTGGTGGACATGAAGCATTGGGAGGTGCGGCTCTCCGATCCCGCCGCGGAGGTGCGCGACCAAGGCGCGGCGATTCTCGACCAGGCCGTTCGCGACGCTCGCGCCCTGGGAGGGGACTCAGTGTTGTTGGTCCCCGGCAAAGTTGGCGATACTGCCGAAACGCATGACGACGTGTGGTCGCGCTCGATCGCCGGCATCCGGCGCGTGCTGCCGACGGCCAGCAAGTTGGGGGTGCGAATTCTCATCGAACCGGTCTGGAACGGCTTCTGCGAAACGCCGGAGCTGTTGCGGGATTACCTGGATGAAATCAACCACCCGTGGGTCGGCTGTTACTTCGACCTGGGGAACATGATCAAGTTCAGCCCGGCCGAAACGTGGATCAAGCGACTGGGGAGCCGGATCGTGAAGCTCGACGTGAAGGACTGGAGCCCCGCGCGGGGGTTTTGCAAGATCGGCGACGGGGCCGTCGACTGGCCCGCTGTGCGCGAGGCGCTCGAGGCGATCGACTTCACCGGGTGGTGCACGGCCGAGGTGGAAGGAGGGGGGCGTGCGGAGTTGGCCGACGTGACCGCGCGGATGCATCGGGTGCTGGGGCTCCCCGCGCCGGGGTGA
- a CDS encoding spherulation-specific family 4 protein, whose product MLHPVSILGDSTRLTAHRRALQCVCGVLVAASLVRSAAALEIVVPAYFYPGPLWTQLNAAAGQVPLTAIMNPFNGPGNSRDMNYVNAVNALRAAGGRVIGYVYSGYGMRPLAEVTADVDRFASWYEIDGIFVDEMANIGPAERLNYYRSLYEHVKGVNPQWEVMGNPGTTTIEQYLTWPAADRLMVFENVGSAYAGHSPSAWNASYDRDRFVNLIHTEPSSANMLAALDLAMNRTVGAMYVTNDVMANPWDTLPSYWTAHVNRVAEINASYDPADFNQNGAADAADLAKWSSNYGATGVFPSSGDATGDRAVAGDDFLHWQRSVSAAVVSASASAIPEPAAAKLALLAFAATMAARCGTERHPLPSQDR is encoded by the coding sequence ATGTTGCATCCTGTTTCTATTCTCGGCGATTCGACCCGCCTGACGGCGCATCGACGTGCGCTGCAGTGCGTTTGCGGCGTATTGGTCGCAGCGAGTCTCGTTCGCTCGGCCGCGGCGCTGGAGATCGTCGTGCCTGCGTACTTTTACCCCGGCCCCTTGTGGACGCAACTCAACGCGGCCGCGGGGCAGGTCCCGCTGACGGCGATCATGAACCCGTTCAACGGGCCGGGGAACTCGCGGGACATGAACTACGTGAACGCGGTGAACGCGCTGCGGGCGGCGGGGGGGCGAGTCATCGGGTACGTTTACAGCGGCTACGGCATGCGACCGTTGGCCGAGGTGACCGCCGACGTCGACCGGTTCGCTTCCTGGTACGAGATCGACGGCATCTTCGTCGACGAAATGGCGAACATCGGCCCTGCCGAGCGGCTCAACTATTACCGTTCGCTGTACGAACATGTGAAGGGGGTCAATCCGCAATGGGAGGTGATGGGCAACCCCGGGACGACGACGATCGAGCAGTACCTGACTTGGCCTGCGGCCGATCGGTTGATGGTGTTCGAGAATGTCGGCAGCGCGTACGCGGGGCATTCTCCCTCGGCGTGGAACGCCAGCTACGATCGGGACCGGTTCGTCAATCTGATCCACACGGAGCCTTCGTCGGCCAACATGCTTGCGGCGCTCGACCTCGCGATGAACCGCACCGTGGGGGCGATGTACGTCACGAACGACGTGATGGCCAACCCGTGGGACACGCTTCCCTCGTACTGGACGGCCCACGTGAATCGGGTCGCCGAGATCAACGCCTCGTACGATCCGGCGGATTTCAACCAGAACGGCGCGGCGGACGCCGCCGATTTGGCGAAATGGTCGAGCAACTACGGTGCAACCGGGGTGTTCCCCAGTTCGGGGGACGCGACGGGCGATCGCGCGGTCGCGGGGGACGATTTCCTGCATTGGCAGCGGAGCGTCTCAGCGGCAGTCGTCTCGGCGTCGGCCTCCGCGATCCCCGAACCCGCGGCGGCGAAGTTGGCGCTGTTGGCATTTGCGGCGACGATGGCGGCTCGGTGCGGGACGGAGCGCCACCCACTCCCATCACAGGATCGCTGA
- a CDS encoding PEP-CTERM sorting domain-containing protein encodes MTRHTTSCAKLSQAVLAVAMAASAPFAAAQVTAPSIYTTAIAVQGEEPGTEFDDWDASGIPFTVLDPVDNPGDVDIAGVRIANDADFIYIQATTHLTSPTSLVNLFLAFDTDQDKTTGFDVLQIGVIGSEFGYQNDFPFAQYAGVFNLNLSITGGPIGNGGAVIYPFWTESGAPFGLGMEWKIPLDVVVEYPPVLGGPAPAFPNASFDFVVYTPDGLGDIIEVISYTLASPPATDADFDDSGLVDGADFLTWQRGFGIMSGAAHAQGDADGDGAVDGADLTHWTAAYGGASATVAIATVPEPATLLLAGCGLLSAARRRRF; translated from the coding sequence ATGACTCGACACACGACTTCTTGCGCCAAGCTGTCGCAGGCCGTGCTCGCCGTCGCCATGGCCGCGAGCGCGCCGTTCGCCGCTGCCCAGGTGACGGCGCCGAGCATCTACACGACGGCGATCGCCGTCCAAGGCGAGGAGCCGGGGACGGAGTTCGACGATTGGGACGCTTCCGGCATTCCGTTCACGGTGCTCGATCCCGTCGACAATCCCGGCGACGTCGACATCGCCGGGGTGCGGATCGCCAATGACGCGGACTTCATCTACATCCAGGCGACGACCCACCTGACCAGCCCGACGTCGCTGGTGAATCTGTTCCTGGCGTTCGACACGGATCAGGACAAGACGACCGGATTCGACGTCTTGCAGATCGGGGTCATCGGGTCGGAGTTCGGGTACCAGAACGATTTTCCGTTCGCCCAGTACGCGGGGGTGTTCAATCTCAATCTAAGCATCACCGGCGGGCCAATCGGCAACGGGGGCGCCGTCATTTACCCGTTCTGGACCGAGTCGGGCGCCCCCTTCGGCCTCGGGATGGAGTGGAAAATTCCTCTGGACGTGGTGGTCGAATACCCGCCCGTGCTGGGCGGGCCCGCCCCGGCGTTCCCCAACGCCTCATTCGATTTTGTGGTTTACACCCCCGACGGCTTGGGCGACATCATCGAAGTGATCAGCTACACGCTCGCCTCGCCGCCGGCGACCGACGCCGATTTTGACGACAGCGGTCTGGTGGACGGAGCCGATTTCCTGACGTGGCAACGCGGATTCGGCATCATGTCCGGCGCCGCGCACGCCCAAGGGGACGCCGACGGCGACGGCGCGGTCGACGGGGCCGATTTGACCCACTGGACCGCGGCGTACGGCGGAGCCTCGGCGACGGTCGCGATCGCGACGGTCCCTGAACCGGCGACGCTGCTATTGGCCGGCTGTGGGCTGCTGTCGGCGGCGAGACGACGACGATTCTGA
- a CDS encoding DUF1559 domain-containing protein — protein sequence MSTKTNWGRLDQGRRRGRGGFTLVELLVVIAIIGVLVALLLPAIQAAREAARRTQCSNQLRQLALAFQNHHDSHKHLPTGGWWYAWLGYPEYGFGKNQPGGWLYNILPYIEQGPLHDLGRGLTGAARAEATKNRVEAPFEGMNCPSRRGTNVYPYMSAGLNFNYSDPFTVCSKTDYAACAGDMLSSEASGYNVSLTDYNQALTQMDWDGTDGTGLGADWRSAYFFKYGGDPQKGVGTGVIFARSEINFRQVEDGTANTYMVGEKYMSSDHYDDGLDWADNEPAFAGNNDDTLRTTTPIGKLNVQLTLGPDGPGDSRGKGEWMFGSAHRVGFNMAMCDASVHFVNFDVDPEIHRARGHRFDGVLTPAQ from the coding sequence ATGAGCACGAAGACGAATTGGGGACGATTGGACCAAGGGCGCCGTCGCGGCCGCGGCGGGTTCACCCTCGTCGAGTTGTTGGTCGTGATCGCGATTATCGGCGTGTTGGTTGCGCTGCTGTTGCCGGCGATTCAGGCCGCGCGCGAGGCGGCGCGCCGCACCCAGTGCAGCAACCAACTGCGGCAGTTGGCGCTGGCGTTTCAGAACCATCACGACTCGCACAAGCATCTGCCGACCGGCGGATGGTGGTACGCGTGGCTCGGGTATCCCGAGTACGGCTTCGGCAAGAACCAACCGGGCGGGTGGCTGTACAACATCCTCCCCTACATTGAGCAGGGGCCGCTGCACGACTTGGGCCGCGGGTTGACGGGCGCCGCGCGGGCCGAGGCGACGAAGAATCGGGTCGAGGCGCCGTTCGAGGGGATGAACTGTCCCAGCCGGCGCGGGACGAACGTCTATCCCTACATGAGCGCGGGGCTGAATTTCAACTATTCCGATCCGTTCACGGTTTGCAGCAAGACCGACTACGCTGCGTGCGCCGGCGACATGCTCTCCTCCGAGGCGTCGGGCTACAACGTGAGCCTGACCGACTACAACCAGGCGCTGACGCAGATGGACTGGGACGGGACCGACGGCACGGGGCTGGGGGCCGATTGGCGGAGCGCGTACTTCTTCAAGTACGGCGGCGACCCGCAGAAGGGGGTCGGCACGGGGGTGATCTTCGCCCGGTCGGAGATCAATTTTCGACAAGTCGAAGACGGCACGGCGAACACCTACATGGTCGGCGAAAAGTACATGTCGAGCGACCACTACGACGACGGGCTCGATTGGGCCGACAACGAACCGGCGTTCGCCGGCAACAACGACGACACGCTGCGGACCACCACGCCGATCGGCAAGCTCAACGTACAGTTGACGTTGGGGCCCGACGGCCCGGGCGATTCCCGCGGCAAGGGGGAGTGGATGTTCGGCAGCGCCCATCGGGTCGGGTTCAATATGGCGATGTGCGACGCGTCGGTTCACTTCGTGAACTTTGACGTGGATCCTGAGATCCATCGGGCCCGGGGTCATCGGTTCGACGGCGTGCTGACTCCGGCACAGTAA
- a CDS encoding LamG domain-containing protein, giving the protein MKEDHAQESPQDADAASREVESLLEQLSLSGLSVAEWEALAKSVVADGTARRRYVETMHLLQSLPYLLSSGPHSQSGADGMPLAPGATSEPASASDEAAGTSARGTSSREASSRETSSRGESSPGTGRMRGILPLWAQAACLAFVVGSVGSWQIATKLGQPAATPAAFQPAASSSVGLVVNEHVGQITAISPAASERGLLQSLQVGQELRRGEVVQLTAGLIHVAQHSGHTLLVEGPAEFSLMGDDCVFVRNGKAAVAGAGEFTVQTPLLTAICRSAEAAFEVLDDESARAAVDSGVVALAQTPQEGIPGKQIRELRTGEGIVCSADPVTGERHVAPTSPLSGVVRSWREVELGYDVYERLVLASEPTAYWPLRQVRRNRRVLDLTQHGYDGMPVGNWPLEAAVVSDEGVVFNGESYLEPDRKPAIDPARGFTVESWAKVVGGPEFQSIFTSRWVLNSMKPDCQCFGFTLYAGETDCWEFWTGSGVKGEVWQRLVSGVPIDRTRWNHVVATFTPLEVRADDRVVLGRARLLLNGQVIAEADHLLSLEDFEWPARIGAAEFVPRYLTSWMFQGQLSDVALYNRPLEPELVKRHYEAGEARRLNKVSCHRELRRLPAARPSGRGSS; this is encoded by the coding sequence ATGAAGGAAGACCACGCGCAGGAATCGCCGCAAGACGCCGACGCAGCCTCGCGCGAAGTGGAGTCGCTGCTCGAACAGTTGTCGCTCAGCGGCCTTTCGGTCGCCGAGTGGGAGGCGCTGGCCAAAAGCGTCGTCGCCGACGGGACCGCGCGACGGCGGTACGTCGAGACGATGCATTTGCTGCAGTCGCTGCCGTACCTGCTGAGCAGCGGGCCGCACAGCCAGAGCGGAGCCGACGGGATGCCGCTGGCTCCCGGGGCGACCTCGGAACCGGCGTCGGCGAGCGACGAGGCGGCCGGGACCTCGGCTCGGGGGACGTCGTCTCGCGAAGCATCGTCGCGGGAGACATCGTCGCGCGGCGAGTCATCGCCAGGGACGGGGCGGATGCGGGGCATCTTGCCGCTGTGGGCCCAGGCTGCGTGTTTGGCGTTCGTCGTCGGCTCGGTCGGCTCCTGGCAGATTGCCACGAAGCTCGGCCAGCCTGCGGCGACTCCGGCGGCGTTTCAACCGGCGGCCTCCTCCTCGGTCGGACTGGTCGTCAACGAGCACGTCGGACAGATCACGGCGATCTCGCCGGCGGCGTCGGAACGCGGGCTGCTGCAGTCGCTGCAAGTAGGGCAGGAGCTGCGACGGGGCGAAGTCGTCCAGTTGACCGCCGGATTGATTCACGTCGCCCAACACTCGGGCCACACGCTGCTGGTCGAAGGGCCGGCCGAATTCTCGCTGATGGGGGACGACTGCGTCTTTGTCCGCAACGGCAAAGCGGCGGTCGCCGGAGCGGGGGAGTTTACGGTCCAGACGCCCCTATTGACCGCGATCTGTCGATCGGCCGAGGCGGCGTTCGAGGTGCTCGACGACGAATCGGCGCGGGCGGCGGTCGACTCCGGGGTCGTCGCCCTGGCGCAGACGCCGCAGGAAGGGATCCCGGGAAAGCAAATCCGCGAACTGCGAACGGGCGAAGGGATCGTCTGCTCGGCGGATCCCGTCACCGGCGAGCGGCACGTGGCGCCGACCTCGCCGCTCAGCGGCGTCGTCCGCTCGTGGCGCGAGGTGGAATTGGGGTACGACGTTTACGAGCGGCTGGTGTTGGCGTCCGAGCCGACGGCGTACTGGCCGTTGCGGCAGGTGCGACGCAATCGGCGGGTGCTCGACCTGACGCAGCACGGCTACGACGGCATGCCGGTGGGCAACTGGCCGCTGGAAGCCGCGGTCGTGAGCGACGAGGGGGTCGTCTTCAACGGCGAGTCGTACCTCGAACCCGATCGCAAGCCGGCGATCGATCCCGCCCGGGGTTTCACCGTCGAGAGTTGGGCCAAGGTCGTCGGCGGGCCGGAGTTTCAATCGATCTTCACCTCGCGGTGGGTGCTCAATTCGATGAAGCCCGATTGCCAATGTTTCGGCTTCACGCTGTACGCCGGGGAGACCGACTGCTGGGAGTTCTGGACCGGCAGCGGCGTCAAAGGCGAAGTGTGGCAGCGGCTGGTTTCCGGCGTGCCGATCGATCGTACGCGGTGGAACCATGTCGTCGCGACGTTCACGCCGCTCGAGGTTCGCGCGGACGACCGGGTCGTGCTGGGGCGGGCGCGATTGTTGCTCAACGGTCAGGTGATCGCCGAGGCGGATCACTTGCTGTCGCTTGAGGACTTCGAGTGGCCGGCCCGCATCGGCGCGGCCGAGTTCGTGCCGCGGTATCTCACGTCGTGGATGTTTCAGGGGCAGTTGAGCGACGTGGCGTTGTACAACCGGCCGCTCGAACCGGAATTGGTCAAGCGACATTACGAGGCGGGAGAAGCCCGTCGACTGAACAAGGTGTCATGCCATCGTGAACTGCGGCGCCTGCCGGCGGCGCGTCCTTCAGGGCGAGGATCGTCATGA
- a CDS encoding sigma-70 family RNA polymerase sigma factor, which translates to MRGFVASLVVGRPDWIEEIMQSTYLVAWQKLGGFEYQESAPDEELIRWMCTIARFESLNYLRKQRTVEATIALDMADFVAEYQVEHADALEDRFQALKGCLQRLTARQREVLHLRYWNGLSIDEIATRQGRQTGAVHTALSRIRKMLERCIEGALRSEGRTA; encoded by the coding sequence GTGAGAGGGTTTGTCGCGTCGTTGGTCGTCGGTCGGCCTGACTGGATCGAGGAGATCATGCAGTCCACGTACTTGGTCGCGTGGCAGAAATTGGGGGGCTTCGAGTACCAGGAGTCCGCCCCCGACGAGGAGTTGATTCGCTGGATGTGCACGATCGCCCGGTTTGAATCGCTGAATTACCTGCGAAAGCAGCGGACCGTCGAGGCGACGATTGCGCTGGACATGGCGGACTTCGTCGCCGAGTACCAGGTCGAGCATGCCGACGCGCTGGAGGATCGGTTTCAAGCTCTCAAGGGCTGTTTGCAGCGGCTGACTGCACGGCAACGCGAGGTGTTGCATTTGCGGTATTGGAACGGGTTGTCGATCGACGAGATCGCGACCCGGCAGGGACGACAGACCGGGGCGGTGCACACGGCCCTGTCCCGAATCCGTAAGATGCTCGAGCGATGCATCGAAGGCGCCTTGCGCAGCGAAGGAAGAACGGCATGA